A window of Ignicoccus hospitalis KIN4/I contains these coding sequences:
- a CDS encoding CDC48 family AAA ATPase — protein MAKELRLRVAEAKQRDVGRKIARISRKNMRELDVVTGDFVEVEGPKGSIVLQVWPAYPQDEDKDIIRMDGYARNQIGVSVGDYVTVRKTKVEEATRVVLAPTEPLEFGPDFVDYVKRILMGKPLMRGEKVQIPFFGSTIELIVTATQPSPRVYVTDKTEIEISKKPVKEEAVRGVPKVTWEDIGDLEEAKERLREIVELPMKHPEIFRHLGIEPPKGVLLYGPPGTGKTMLAKALANEIGAYFIAINGPEIMSKYYGESEQRLREIFEEARKNAPSIIFIDEIDAIAPKREEVTGEVEKRVVAQLLTLMDGLQERGRVVVIGATNRPDAIDPALRRPGRFDREIEIPPPDKRARKAILEVHTRNVPLAEDVDLDRIAEMTHGYTGADLAALVKEAAMNALRRFFKEKGIDLTKVEKVPASELEKLKVTFRDFLAAMKVVQPTLMREVYIEVPEVHWEDIGGLEDVKQQLKEAVVWPLKHPEFFTEMGIEPPKGILLFGPPGTGKTLLAKAAATESQANFIAVRGPEILSKWVGESEKAIREIFRKARQAAPTIVFFDEIDSIAARRGKDVSGVIDRIVNQLLTEMDGIEPLQRVTVIAATNRPDLLDPALLRPGRFDRLIYVPPPDKKARLEIFKVHTRRMPLADDVDLEKLADMTQGYTGADIAALCREAALIALRENMKPVPVTMKHFERAMKAVRPSLKREDILRYERLAEEVKRSAI, from the coding sequence GTAGTCACTGGAGACTTCGTCGAAGTAGAGGGTCCTAAGGGCAGCATAGTACTCCAAGTCTGGCCCGCCTACCCCCAAGACGAAGATAAGGACATAATCAGGATGGACGGCTACGCGAGGAACCAGATAGGCGTCAGCGTGGGAGATTACGTGACCGTAAGGAAGACTAAGGTAGAAGAAGCTACCAGAGTGGTGTTGGCCCCCACCGAGCCCTTGGAGTTCGGCCCCGACTTCGTCGACTACGTAAAGAGGATATTAATGGGCAAGCCCCTAATGAGGGGAGAGAAGGTACAGATACCGTTCTTCGGGAGCACCATAGAACTGATAGTCACCGCCACCCAGCCCAGCCCGAGAGTTTACGTAACTGACAAAACCGAGATCGAGATAAGCAAGAAGCCGGTCAAGGAGGAAGCCGTCAGGGGCGTGCCTAAGGTAACTTGGGAGGACATAGGCGACCTCGAGGAGGCTAAGGAAAGGCTGAGGGAGATAGTCGAGCTGCCCATGAAACACCCGGAGATCTTCAGGCATTTGGGCATCGAGCCCCCGAAGGGAGTGCTCCTCTACGGTCCCCCCGGCACCGGTAAGACCATGTTGGCCAAGGCCCTAGCCAACGAGATAGGCGCATACTTCATAGCGATAAATGGACCAGAAATAATGAGCAAGTACTACGGCGAGAGCGAGCAGAGGCTTAGGGAGATCTTCGAGGAGGCGCGCAAGAACGCTCCGAGCATAATATTCATAGACGAGATAGACGCAATTGCCCCCAAGAGGGAGGAGGTAACCGGAGAGGTCGAGAAGAGGGTCGTCGCTCAGTTGTTGACCTTGATGGACGGCCTCCAAGAGAGGGGCAGGGTTGTGGTAATAGGTGCGACCAACAGGCCGGACGCCATAGACCCCGCCCTCAGGAGGCCCGGGAGGTTTGATAGAGAAATAGAGATCCCGCCGCCGGACAAGAGGGCTAGGAAGGCCATCTTAGAAGTTCACACGAGGAACGTCCCCCTGGCCGAGGACGTAGATCTAGACCGGATAGCGGAGATGACCCACGGTTACACCGGAGCGGACTTGGCGGCGTTAGTAAAAGAGGCCGCAATGAACGCGCTGAGGAGGTTCTTCAAAGAGAAAGGAATAGACTTGACCAAGGTTGAGAAGGTGCCGGCGAGCGAACTGGAGAAGCTGAAGGTGACCTTCCGCGACTTCCTCGCCGCCATGAAGGTTGTGCAACCGACGCTCATGAGAGAGGTTTACATAGAGGTGCCAGAGGTACACTGGGAAGACATAGGCGGCCTCGAGGACGTGAAGCAACAGCTGAAGGAGGCCGTCGTCTGGCCGCTGAAGCACCCCGAGTTCTTCACCGAGATGGGCATAGAGCCGCCGAAGGGGATACTCCTCTTCGGTCCTCCCGGCACCGGTAAGACCTTGCTCGCCAAGGCGGCTGCCACGGAGAGCCAAGCGAACTTCATAGCGGTCAGGGGACCGGAGATCTTGAGCAAGTGGGTAGGCGAGAGCGAGAAGGCGATAAGGGAGATCTTCCGCAAGGCCAGGCAAGCGGCCCCGACCATAGTGTTCTTCGACGAGATAGACAGCATCGCGGCCAGGAGGGGCAAAGACGTAAGCGGCGTGATAGACAGAATAGTCAACCAGCTGCTAACCGAGATGGACGGCATAGAGCCGCTCCAGAGGGTTACGGTAATAGCCGCGACCAACAGGCCAGACCTCTTGGACCCTGCGCTGCTGAGGCCCGGGAGGTTCGACAGGCTGATCTACGTCCCGCCGCCAGATAAGAAGGCGAGGTTGGAGATATTCAAGGTCCACACCAGAAGGATGCCGCTGGCGGACGACGTGGACTTGGAGAAGTTGGCGGACATGACCCAAGGCTACACTGGCGCCGACATAGCGGCGCTCTGCAGGGAAGCGGCGTTGATCGCCTTAAGGGAGAACATGAAGCCGGTCCCAGTAACCATGAAGCACTTCGAGAGGGCGATGAAGGCGGTAAGGCCAAGCTTGAAGAGAGAAGACATACTGAGGTACGAGAGGTTGGCAGAAGAGGTGAAGAGGAGCGCTATCTAA